From Streptomyces sp. 6-11-2, one genomic window encodes:
- a CDS encoding LuxR C-terminal-related transcriptional regulator, with translation MTNASLGDALRLLGIGQTAARVYLTLLELAPAPLSEIAAAAGLDSPSLATAYGELVDAGLAGAAERDEDVVAPVVPAAGLEVLARRRAAEVEKSRLAVAGAFDSFRRHRLAAHNDHLVEIVTGDAIGPRMRQAWASARHQIRQFESPPYFPVANATDDALATLARGVTQRVVYSRESLERPDHLKQVIEPCINAGEQARVLPSVPVKLLIIDEAYALVSLSIKEVDVHNTMLVVQPCGLLSALIALFEQSWQQALPFHGGTTRPGGPPPADRRLLWLLASGTSDDVIARELGISRRTLFRRLQVLMARLGAANRFQLALQAQRNGWF, from the coding sequence ATGACGAACGCGAGTCTCGGCGATGCACTGCGGCTCCTGGGCATCGGCCAGACGGCGGCCCGGGTCTATCTCACCCTGCTGGAGCTGGCCCCCGCGCCGCTGAGCGAGATCGCCGCCGCGGCCGGTCTGGACAGCCCGAGCCTGGCCACGGCGTACGGCGAGCTCGTCGACGCCGGTCTGGCCGGTGCCGCCGAGAGGGACGAGGACGTAGTGGCGCCGGTGGTTCCGGCGGCCGGTCTCGAGGTCCTCGCCCGGCGCCGTGCGGCCGAGGTCGAGAAATCCCGCCTCGCGGTCGCGGGCGCCTTCGATTCGTTCCGGCGCCACCGGCTCGCGGCACACAACGACCACCTCGTCGAGATCGTCACCGGCGACGCCATCGGCCCCAGGATGCGCCAAGCCTGGGCCAGCGCCCGCCACCAGATCCGGCAGTTCGAGTCGCCCCCCTACTTCCCTGTGGCCAATGCCACCGACGACGCACTGGCCACGCTGGCCCGCGGGGTCACGCAACGCGTCGTGTACTCCCGCGAGTCGCTGGAACGCCCGGACCACCTCAAACAAGTCATCGAACCGTGTATCAACGCCGGTGAGCAGGCCAGAGTGCTGCCGTCCGTCCCCGTCAAACTCCTGATCATCGACGAGGCGTACGCTCTGGTGTCACTGTCGATCAAAGAGGTCGACGTGCACAACACCATGCTGGTCGTACAGCCGTGCGGTCTGCTCTCCGCCCTCATCGCGCTGTTCGAGCAGTCGTGGCAGCAGGCTCTCCCCTTCCACGGCGGCACGACCCGCCCCGGTGGTCCGCCGCCCGCCGACCGCCGTCTGCTGTGGCTCCTGGCCAGCGGCACGAGCGACGACGTCATCGCCCGCGAACTGGGAATCAGCCGCCGCACGCTGTTCCGCCGCCTGCAGGTCCTGATGGCCCGGCTGGGCGCCGCGAACCGCTTCCAGCTGGCTCTGCAGGCCCAGCGCAACGGATGGTTTTGA
- a CDS encoding aminopeptidase P family protein gives MAKGRKNGLYSEISEELSALMRTGWADTERHELTLNEQAPYAAARRAALSARFPGERLVIPSGNLKVRSNDDTYPFRPYSGYVHMTGDQARDGALVLEPRADGGHDVYCYQLPRDSRDDNEFWTGATAELWMGRRRSLAEAERVLGLPCRDVRTAAGDLAAASGAPTRIVRGIDPSLEAAVATEAERDEELEEALSDLRVVKDEWEIKEIRSAVDSTVRGFTDVVSELSRAIASSERWIEGTFFRRARLEGNAVGYGTICAAGEHATIMHWTDNDGPVRPGELLLLDAGVESRTLYTADVTRTLPIGGTFTPVQRRVYDAVYEAQEAGMAAVKPGAAYRDFHEAAQRSLAARLVEWGFIEGPADRAYELGLQRRFTMAGTGHMLGLDVHDCARARTEEYVDGVLEPGMVLTVEPGLYFQPDDLTVPQEWRGIGVRIEDDLLVTADGHENLSAGLPRSADEVEAWMARFAG, from the coding sequence GTGGCGAAAGGCCGCAAGAACGGTTTGTACTCAGAGATCTCCGAGGAACTGTCCGCGTTGATGCGGACGGGGTGGGCGGACACCGAACGACACGAACTGACGCTCAACGAGCAGGCCCCGTACGCGGCCGCGCGCCGGGCCGCGCTCTCCGCGCGATTCCCGGGCGAACGGCTCGTGATCCCTTCGGGGAACCTCAAGGTCCGTTCGAACGACGACACCTACCCGTTCCGGCCGTACTCGGGCTACGTACACATGACCGGCGACCAGGCCCGGGACGGTGCCCTTGTCCTCGAACCCCGTGCGGACGGCGGCCACGACGTCTACTGCTACCAACTCCCGCGGGACAGCAGGGACGACAACGAGTTCTGGACCGGTGCCACAGCAGAGCTGTGGATGGGCCGGCGACGCTCCCTCGCCGAGGCGGAGCGCGTGCTCGGCCTGCCGTGCCGGGACGTCCGCACGGCGGCCGGCGACCTGGCAGCCGCCTCCGGCGCACCGACGCGCATCGTCCGCGGTATCGACCCGTCCCTGGAGGCCGCCGTCGCCACCGAGGCGGAGCGCGACGAGGAGCTGGAAGAGGCCCTCAGCGATCTGCGTGTCGTGAAGGACGAGTGGGAGATCAAGGAGATCCGCTCGGCCGTGGACTCCACGGTGCGCGGATTCACGGACGTCGTCAGTGAGCTGTCGCGGGCGATCGCCTCGTCCGAGCGGTGGATCGAGGGCACCTTCTTCCGCCGCGCCCGCCTTGAGGGCAACGCCGTCGGCTACGGCACGATCTGCGCAGCGGGCGAGCACGCCACGATCATGCACTGGACCGACAACGACGGACCGGTGCGCCCCGGGGAGTTGCTCCTGCTCGACGCGGGCGTGGAGTCGCGCACCCTGTACACCGCCGACGTCACGCGCACCCTGCCGATCGGCGGCACCTTCACCCCCGTCCAGCGCAGGGTCTACGACGCGGTGTACGAGGCCCAGGAGGCGGGCATGGCGGCCGTCAAGCCGGGCGCCGCGTATCGGGACTTTCATGAGGCGGCCCAGCGTTCCCTGGCGGCGCGGCTGGTCGAGTGGGGTTTCATCGAAGGGCCTGCCGACCGCGCGTACGAGCTGGGCCTCCAGCGCCGTTTCACGATGGCCGGCACCGGTCACATGCTCGGCCTGGACGTCCACGACTGCGCGCGGGCCCGGACCGAGGAGTACGTCGACGGCGTACTGGAGCCGGGCATGGTGCTCACCGTCGAGCCCGGCCTGTACTTCCAGCCGGACGATCTGACCGTCCCTCAGGAGTGGCGCGGCATCGGCGTACGCATTGAGGACGACCTGCTCGTCACCGCCGATGGTCACGAGAACCTGTCGGCGGGCCTGCCGCGGTCTGCTGATGAGGTCGAGGCGTGGATGGCCCGTTTCGCGGGCTGA
- a CDS encoding helix-turn-helix domain-containing protein, producing MLQALGLGPAEEAIYTTLLARPTASARELAGQTGIEEGEAARILLDLATRGLVAVATEAGGGTPESAGCGAGLQTARYRLTPPSVALAPFLVEQRNALHRAETAFSMLTEQYRSTAAHPAGSVVEVVVGVEQVAHRFHQLQRGAQRELLVFLVGVPIAVPREDADMSENSALDRGVDFRVVAARNYLDGHDVARDMRAAILAGLELRLADSLPLKMVVSDRERAMVPLDMADSGGEPSAIVVHRSGLLTALVHLFEREWAQARPLYTTTTGVRAESAADQQPTEGELEVLALLLAGFSDRRAASQLGVSIRTVERRTRRLMDLAGADSRLQLGWHAARAGWL from the coding sequence ATGCTGCAGGCGCTGGGATTGGGCCCGGCTGAAGAGGCCATCTACACGACACTGCTGGCCCGCCCGACAGCCTCCGCGCGGGAACTCGCCGGACAGACCGGAATCGAGGAGGGTGAGGCCGCCCGCATCCTGCTCGACCTGGCGACACGTGGCCTGGTGGCGGTCGCCACCGAGGCCGGGGGCGGGACGCCTGAGTCGGCCGGCTGCGGGGCCGGCCTCCAGACCGCCCGCTATCGGCTCACACCACCCTCGGTGGCCCTGGCCCCGTTCCTCGTCGAGCAGCGCAACGCGCTGCACCGGGCCGAGACCGCGTTCTCGATGCTGACCGAGCAGTACCGCAGTACCGCCGCACACCCTGCGGGCAGCGTCGTGGAGGTGGTCGTCGGCGTGGAGCAGGTCGCACACCGGTTCCACCAACTGCAGCGCGGCGCCCAGCGGGAGCTGCTTGTCTTCCTCGTCGGCGTACCCATCGCGGTGCCGCGCGAGGACGCCGACATGTCGGAGAACTCCGCACTGGACCGCGGAGTCGACTTCCGGGTCGTGGCTGCCAGGAACTATCTCGACGGTCACGACGTGGCACGGGACATGCGGGCGGCCATCCTGGCGGGCCTGGAGCTTCGCCTGGCCGACTCGCTGCCGCTGAAGATGGTCGTCTCCGACCGAGAGCGTGCCATGGTGCCACTGGACATGGCGGACTCCGGCGGCGAGCCGAGCGCAATCGTGGTGCACCGCAGCGGCTTGCTGACGGCCCTGGTCCACCTCTTCGAGAGGGAATGGGCCCAGGCCAGGCCGCTGTACACCACCACCACGGGTGTGCGCGCGGAGTCGGCAGCCGATCAGCAGCCGACCGAGGGGGAACTGGAAGTCCTCGCTCTGCTGCTGGCAGGGTTCTCCGACCGGCGAGCGGCCTCCCAACTCGGCGTTTCCATACGCACCGTGGAGCGGCGGACACGCCGTCTGATGGACCTTGCCGGTGCGGATTCGCGCCTGCAACTCGGGTGGCACGCCGCACGAGCGGGCTGGCTTTGA